Proteins encoded in a region of the Scatophagus argus isolate fScaArg1 chromosome 1, fScaArg1.pri, whole genome shotgun sequence genome:
- the fgf7 gene encoding fibroblast growth factor 7 has protein sequence MHKWMLTWNLQNLFSGLYLQAVFLFGSVCVVYSDCTPEQLAAIMNCSRHERHTRNYDYMEGGDVRIRQLFSRTQWFLTIDDNGNINGTQDPTNCHSILEIRTVSEGGILAIKGVKSQYYISMNKAGQLQGKRIYSENCNFKEVFLENYFNAYSSAKWTKNGKEMFIALSQKGRPMRGKKTRREHIASHFIPMKCREEERRVE, from the exons ATGCACAAATGGATGCTGACATGGAACCTTCAAAATCTGTTCTCGGGACTGTACCTGCAAGCAGTCTTCCTGTtcggcagtgtgtgtgtggtctacaGTGACTGCACTCCAGAGCAACTTGCCGCCATCATGAACTGCTCCAGACACGAGCGGCACACCAGGAACTATGACTACATGGAGGGAGGAGATGTGCGCATCCGACAGCTGTTCAGCCGCACGCAATGGTTCCTAACAATTGATGACAATGGCAACATCAATGGGACTCAAGATCCTACCAACTGCCACA GCATCCTGGAGATCAGGACAGTGTCTGAGGGCGGAATACTGGCTATCAAGGGTGTGAAGAGTCAGTATTATATCTCTATGAACAAGGCTGGACAGCTGCAAGGCAAG AGGATCTACAGTGAAAACTGCAACTTCAAGGAGGTTTTCCTAGAAAACTACTTCAATGCTTACTCCTCTGCAAAGTGGactaaaaatggaaaagaaatgttCATAGCCCTGTCACAGAAGGGAAGGCCAATGCGAGGGAAGAAGACCAGGAGGGAGCACATAGCATCGCACTTCATCCCGATGAagtgcagggaggaggagaggagggtggaaTGA
- the dtwd1 gene encoding tRNA-uridine aminocarboxypropyltransferase 1, with protein sequence MSSLDQDQRLHPSCCDKTTVSSDSSDPHEFARQPLQGLKLASHAVLEEAQQRGRLKCSKCGGSRMFFCYTCCSLVGVTLQEIPVIKLPVKIDIIKHPNETDGKSTAIHAKILAPSDVTIYTYPCIPDFEKDKVVLVFPGPGAISVQDMMWHLHDKTDSKSKYLSDEPCIKRLKSEEVQGATHSGEYPESGTPDDAMGNESRVYPLQRVVFIDSTWNQTNKISTDERLQDLVRVELKMRKTCFWRHQKGKPDTYLATIEAIYYFLKDLHKHCLAQEYNGEYDNLLFFYSYLHSVVNKAKTAAGKR encoded by the exons ATGAGTAGCTTGGATCAAGACCAGCGTCTCCATCCCAGTTGCTgtgacaaaacaacagtttCCAGTGATTCATCAGATCCTCATGAGTTTGCCAGGCAGCCTCTCCAAGGTCTAAAATTGGCATCACATGCAGTGCTGGAGGAAGCACAGCAGAGGGGCAGGTTGAAATGCTCTAAATGTGGAGGATCAAGGATGTTCTTCTGCTACACATGCTGCTCATTAGTGGGTGTCACCCTGCAGGAAATCCCTGTAATCAAG CTTCCTGTGAAGATAGACATCATCAAGCATCCCAATGAGACGGATGGAAAGAGCACTGCTATTCATGCCAAGATCCTCGCACCCAGTGACGTCACCATATACACTTACCCCTGCATACCTGACTTTGAAAAGGACAAG GTGGTGTTGGTGTTCCCTGGTCCAGGGGCAATTTCAGTTCAAGACATGATGTGGCATTTGCATGACAAAACTGACAGCAAGTCAAAGTACTTGTCTGATGAACCTTGCATAAAGAGGCTGAAAAGTGAGGAAGTTCAAGGTGCCACACACTCTGGAGAGTACCCAGAGTCAGGGACCCCAGATGATGCAATGGGCAACGAGTCAAGGGTGTATCCCCTACAGAGGGTGGTCTTCATTGACAGCACATGGAACCAGACCAACAAGATCAGCACAGATGAGAGACTGCAAG ATTTGGTCCGAGTCGAGCTGAAGATGAGGAAAACATGTTTCTGGCGCCATCAGAAGGGCAAACCAGACACCTACCTAGCTACTATTGAGGCTATTTACTATTTCCTCAAGGACCTCCACAAACACTGCCTTGCTCAGGAGTACAATGGAGAATATGATAACCTTCTCTTCTTCTACTCCTACCTGCACTCAGTTGTCAACAAAGCCAAAACAGCTGCTGGAAAACGCTGA
- the LOC124061192 gene encoding NAD(P) transhydrogenase, mitochondrial-like, whose amino-acid sequence MSTLLRCISSSSVILFQRGARQKIPGSRHFRTFPGLWDQKASRGVLYKDLVVGVPKETVQNERRVALSPAGVQALVKLGFQVQVESGAGDESKFSDQQYRDAGATITDIKGAFGSDLVLKVRAPSLSETDLLKPKSTLVSFIYPAQNPELMRKLSERQSNVLAMDQVPRVTIAQGYDALSSMANIAGYKAVVLAANHFGRFFTGQITAAGKVPPAKVLVIGGGVAGLAAAGAAKSMGAIVRGFDTRPAALEQFKSFGAEPLEVDITESGEGVGGYAKEMSKEFIEAEMALFAKQCKEVDIVISTALIPGKQAPILIKREFVESMKDGSVVVDLAAEAGGNIETTKPGELHVHKGVTHIGYTDLPSRMATQASTLYSNNILKLLKAISPDKEYFHYQPADEFDYGTIDHVIRGTLVMKEGKNMFPSPLPKTAPPAPVKQKTVAELEAEKAAEISPFHRTMTSAGVYTAGVSTCLALGVISPNAAFTQMVTTFGLAGIVGYHTVWGVTPALHSPLMSVTNAISGLTAVGGLVLMGGGLTPSTLPETLALAAAFISSINIAGGFLITQRMLDMFKRPTDPPEYNYLYALPGAAFVGGYGASVAAGYNIEQMMYLGSGLCCVGALAGLSAQGTSRLGNALGMIGVAGGIAATLGALKPSPELLSQMSLAMATGGTLGLTIAKRIEISDLPQLVAAFHSLVGLAAVLTCVAEFMIEYPHLDAHPAAGVLKTVAYLGTYIGGVTFSGSLVAYGKLQGILNSAPLLLPGRHVLNASLMAASMGGMVPFMLSSSYTTGMGCLVGVSGLSTIMGVTLTAAIGGADMPVVITVLNSYSGWALCAEGFLLDNNLMTIVGALIGSSGAILSYIMCVAMNRSLPNVILGGYGTTSTAGGKPMEIVGTHTEVNVDQTIDIIKEANSIIITPGWGLCAAKAQYPIADMVKMLKEQGKAVRFGIHPVAGRMPGQLNVLLAEAGVPYDVVLEMDEINEDFPETDLTLVIGANDTVNSAAQEDPNSIIAGMPVLEVWKSKQVIVMKRTLGVGYAAVDNPIFYKPNTSMLLGDAKKTCDSLQAKIREVYY is encoded by the exons ATGTCGACCCTCCTGCGCTGCATCTCCAGCTCTTCTGTCATTCTGTTCCAGCGAGGGGCTCGTCAGAAAATACCTGGAAGCAGGCATTTCAGGACTTTCCCTGGATTATGGGACCAAAAGGCCTCCAGAG gtgtgctCTACAAGGACCTGGTGGTTGGCGTTCCTAAGGAGACTGTACAGAATGAGCGCCGTGTGGCGTTGTCTCCTGCGGGAGTGCAGGCATTGGTCAAACTGGGCTTCCAGGTGCAGGTGGAGAGTGGAGCCGGAGACGAGTCCAAGTTCTCTGACCAGCAGTACAGAGATGCTGGAGCCACCATAACTGACATCAAGGGTGCCTTTGGCTCAGACTTGGTCCTCAAG GTTCGAGCCCCCAGTTTGAGCGAGACAGACCTCCTCAAGCCTAAGTCCACCTTGGTGAGCTTCATCTATCCAGCACAGAACCCTGAGCTGATGAGGAAGCTGTCCGAGAGGCAGAGCAATGTGCTGGCCATGGACCAGGTTCCCAGAGTCACCATCGCACAAGGCTATGATGCACTCAGCTCCATGGCTAACATCGCTGG GTACAAGGCTGTGGTTCTGGCTGCCAACCACTTTGGCAGGTTCTTTACTGGTCAGatcacagctgcaggaaaagtACCCCCAGCTAAG GTCCTGGTTATTGGAGGTGGAGTGGCTGGCTTGGCAGCAGCAGGGGCAGCCAAGTCAATGGGGGCCATAGTTAGAGGATTTGACACCAG GCCAGCAGCCCTGGAGCAGTTCAAGTCATTTGGGGCAGAGCCTTTAGAAGTAGACATCACGGAGTCTGGTGAGGGGGTCGGAGGTTATGCCAAAGAGATGTCTAAGGAGTTCATCGAGGCTGAGATGGCCCTTTTCGCCAAGCAGTGCAAAGAGGTCGACATTGTCATCAGCACTGCCCTGATTCCAG GGAAGCAGGCTCCTATTCTGATCAAGAGGGAGTTTGTGGAGTCAATGAAGGACGGCTCTGTTGTGGTGGATCTGGCTGCAGAGGCAGGGGGCAATATTGAGACCACCAAGCCTGGAGAGCTGCATGTTCACAAG GGAGTAACGCACATTGGCTACACAGACCTGCCCAGTCGCATGGCCACACAGGCCAGCACTCTGTACTCGAACAACATACTGAAGCTGCTGAAGGCCATCAGCCCGGACAAGGAGTACTTCCACTATCAGCCCGCAGATGAATTTGACTATGGAACAATTGATCACGTCATCCGTGGGACTCTTGTTATGAAG GAAGGCAAGAACATGTTcccatcccccctccccaaaaCAGCCCCGCCGGCCccagtaaaacagaaaacagtcgCGGAGTTGGAGGCCGAGAAGGCGGCTGAGATCTCTCCCTTTCATCGCACCATGACCTCTGCTGGCGTCTACACTGCAG GTGTGTCCACCTGTCTGGCTCTGGGTGTCATTTCCCCCAACGCAGCCTTCACTCAGATGGTCACCACCTTCGGCCTGGCTGGGATTGTGGGATACCACACTGTGTGGGGGGTGACCCCTGCTCTGCACTCACCCCTCATGTCTGTCACGAATGCCATCTCAG gtctgaCAGCAGTTGGAGGTCTTGTGCTGATGGGTGGAGGTCTGACACCCTCCACTCTGCCTGAGACTCTCGCTCTTGCTGCTGCCTTTATTTCCTCCATCAACATCGCAG GTGGTTTCCTGATCACCCAGAGGATGTTGGACATGTTCAAGCGCCCCACTGACCCTCCTGAGTACAACTACCTGTATGCGCTACCTGGGGCGGCTTTTGTTGGGGGATATGGAGCCTCAGTGGCTGCTGGATACAACATTGAGCAG atGATGTACTTGGGCTCAGGCTTGTGTTGTGTCGGGGCGCTGGCAGGCCTCTCTGCACAGGGCACCAGTCGCTTGGGGAACGCCCTGGGCATGATAGGAGTGGCAGGGGGCATCGCTGCCACCCTTGGTGCTCTCAAACCCTCACCAGAGCTGCTGTCTCAGATGTCTCTGGCCATGGCCACTGGAGGAACCTTGG GCCTCACCATTGCCAAGCGTATTGAAATCTCAGACTTGCCTCAGCTCGTGGCAGCCTTCCACAGCCTTGTGGGGCTGGCAGCTGTTCTCACCTGCGTCGCGGAGTTCATGATCGAGTATCCCCACCTGGACGCTCACCCTGCCGCCGGTGTGCTCAAGACCGTGGCGTATCTGGGCACCTACATCGGAGGGGTCACTTTCAGTGGCTCGCTGGTAGCCTACGGCAAGCTTCAAG GCATCCTGAACTCTGCCCCCCTGCTGTTGCCGGGACGACACGTGTTGAACGCCAGTCTGATGGCAGCATCAATGGGCGGCATGGTGCCCTTTATGCTCAGTTCCAGCTACACTACTGGAATGGGATGTTTAGTGGGAGTGTCTGGACTTTCCACCATTATG GGTGTAACCCTGACCGCAGCCATTGGGGGCGCCGACATGCCCGTGGTCATCACCGTGTTGAACAGCTACTCCGGATGGGCGCTCTGTGCTGAAGGCTTTTTACTAGACAACAATCTTATGACGATTGTCGGAGCTCTGATCGGCTCCTCTGGTGCTATCCTCTCCTACATCATGTGTGTG GCTATGAACCGCTCCCTGCCCAACGTGATCCTGGGTGGGTACGGCACCACCTCCACAGCAGGCGGTAAGCCCATGGAGATTGTTGGCACTCACACTGAGGTCAACGTGGACCAGACTATTGACATTATCAAAGAAGCcaacagcatcatcatcacaccAG GCTGGGGTCTGTGTGCAGCAAAAGCCCAGTACCCCATTGCAGACATGGTGAAGATGCTGAAGGAACAGGGCAAGGCTGTCAG GTTTGGCATCCACCCAGTAGCCGGTCGTATGCCTGGACAGCTGAACGTCCTGTTGGCTGAGGCTGGTGTTCCCTATGACGTGGTCCTGGAGATGGATGAGATCAATGAAGACTTCCCAG AGACAGACTTGACATTGGTCATCGGAGCCAACGACACCGTGAATTCTGCTGCACAAGAAGATCCCAACTCGATAATTGCTGGCATGCCTGTGCTGGAGGTGTGGAAGTCCAAACAG GTGATCGTGATGAAGCGTACCTTGGGCGTGGGCTATGCTGCAGTCGATAACCCCATTTTCTACAAGCCCAACACATCAATGTTGTTAGGAGATGCCAAGAAGACATGTGACAGCCTGCAAGCCAAGATCAGAGAGGTCTACTACTAG